TGCGGCGGGCCTGTCGGACTTGAGCGCGTTACCCAAGGGCCTGCGCATTGCCAGCCTGCGCGACGGCGCGCGCGATGCGACGGACGGGATCGAGACGCACCTCGGCAAGGTGTTCAGCATCGCCGCGCATCCGTTTGCGGCGCTGAACACGTCGTTCCTGGATGACGGCGTCGCGATCATGGTGACCAAGGGGGCGGTCGTCGAGACGCCCATTCATATCGTGATCGTCACCGGCGGCGACCAGCCGGTGGTGGCGCATCCGCGCGTCCTGATCGTGGCCGGCGAAAACAGCCAGGTCCGCGTGGCGCAGTCCTTCATTGGCGCCGCGGGTGCGACGTACTTCAACAACGCGGTGGCGGAGGTCGTGGTCGGCCAGGGCGCGCGGGTCGAGCTCTACACCGATCAGCGCGAGTCGGACCAGGCCTTTCACCTCGCCAACATCCAGGCGCATGTCGAAGCCAGGGGCGTGTTCGAGTCGCACGCCTTCTCGACCGGCGCCCGCATCATGCGCCACGACATCGGCATCGGCCTCAAGGGCGAAGGCGCCGACTGCACCATGAACGGCGTCTACCTCGCCGACGGCGAGCGGCTCATGGACACCCACACCTCGCTCGATCACGCCATGCCGCACTGCACCAGCCACGAAATCTACAAGGGGATCCTGGCCGGCAAGTCGAAGGCGGTGTTCAACGGCCGCATCATCGTGCAGCTCGACGCGCAGAAGACCGACGCCAAGCAGACCAACCGCGCGCTGCTGCTGTCGGACGATGCGACCATCAACTCGAATCCGCAGCTCGAGATCTTTGCGGACGATGTGAAGTGCACGCATGGGGCAGCGGTGGGGCAGTTGGACGAAGAGGCCTTGTTCTATCTGCAGGCCCGCGGGTTGAACCGCGAAGAAGCCCGCGAGATGCTGCTGCACGCGTTTGCCGGCGAGGTCATTCAGGGCCTGAAGATCCCGGCCTTGCGCGAGCAGATCGAGAGCAACTTCTTTGCGCGCCTTCGCAAGGACACGGCCCGCTGATGGCCACGCTCACCAGGGCCGCCGTGCCGTTCGACGTCGATCAGGTGCGGGCCGACTTCCCGATCCTGTCCGAGCGGGTGCATGGCAAGCCGCTGGTCTATCTCGACAGCGCCAACACCAGCCAGAAGCCTGAAGCCGTGCTGAAGGCGATGGACGATTACTATCGCCACGCCAACGCCAACATCCATCGCGCGACCCACTTGTTGAGCGAGCGCGCGACGGCCCTCTACGAGGGCGCCCGGGCCAAGACGGCGACGTTCGTGAACGCGCCCGACCCGCGGACGATCGTGTTCACCAAGGGCACGACCGACGGCATCAACCTGGTGGCCCAGGCCTACGGCCGGTCGATGCTGAAGCCCGGTGACGAAATCCTGCTGTCGTGGCTCGAGCACCACTCGAACATCGTCCCATGGCAGATGGTGGCGGAACAGACCGGCGCGGTGATCAAGGTCGTGCCGATCAACGAAGCCGGCGAGCTCGAGCAGGAGGCTTACGCGGCGCTGTTGTCGGCGCGCACGAAGATCGTCGCGGTCGGGCATGTCTCGAACGCGCTCGGCACCATCAACCCGATCAAGGCCATGATCGAACAGGCGCACGCCGTCGGCGCCGTCGTCCTGGTGGATGGCGCGCAGGCGGCGCCGCACCTGGTGATCGACGTGCAGGCGCTTGATTGCGATTTCTACGTGCTGTCGAGCCACAAGATGTTCGGACCGACCGGCACCGGCGTGCTGTACGGGCGCGCGGCGTTGCTCGAGGCGATGCCGCCCTACCAGGGCGGCGGCGACATGATCGCGTCGGTCACGTTCGAGAAGACCCTCTTTAACCAGGTGCCGTACAAGTTCGAGGCCGGCACGCCCAACATGGCGGGTGTCGTCGGGTTGGGCGCGGCCATCGAGTACCTGGCGGGCATCGACCGCGAGGCCGCGCTGGCCCACGAAGATGCCGTGCTCGCCTACGCCACCGCGCAGGTGAAGCAGATGCCCGGCGCCCGCGTGATTGGCGAGGCCCGCCACAAGACCGGCGTCCTGTCGTTCATGCTCGAGGGCGTGCATCCGCACGACGCGGGCACTATTCTCGATCAGCAGGGTGTCGCGGTGCGCACCGGCCAGCACTGCGCGCAGCCGGTGATGGATCGCTTCTGTATTCCCGCGACCATCCGCGCGTCGCTGGGCATTTACAACACGCGCGAGGACATCGACGCCCTCGTGCGAGGCCTGCATAAGGTGCGGGAGCTGTTCGTATGAGCGAGCTCGCCGACCTCTACCAGGAAGTCATCCTCGACCACAACCGGCGCCCGCACAACTTCCGGGTGATCGAGGGGGCGACCAAGCAGGAAGGCTACAACCCGCTCTGTGGCGATCGCCTCACGCTGTACGTGGCGATGGAGGGCGGCGTGATCAAGGACGTTGCGTTCCAGGGCTCGGGCTGCGCCATCTCCAAGGCCTCGGCCTCGCTGATGACCGACGCCCTCAAGGGCAAGACCGCGGATGAAGCGCGGGCGTTGTTCGACCAGTTCCACGCCATGATCACGTCGGACCATGACGGCCCGACGGCGGATCTGGGCAAGCTGTCGGTGCTCGCGGGCGTGCGCGAGTTTCCGACGCGCATCAAGTGCGCCAGCCTCGCCTGGCACACCATGAAGGCGGCGGTCGCGCATGAGAGCGACGCGCCGGTATCCACCGAATGAATTTGCCAGTCATGACCACCGGCGGCCTGCCCGAAGACAGCGCCGCCAACGAAGTCAGCCAAGCAACCGGCGACATCACGCCGGATCCGGTGAAGATGGACACCATCGCCCCGAAGGTGGTCGAGGCGCTCAAGACCGTCTTCGACCCGGAGATCCCCGTCAACATCTATGAGATGGGGCTAATTTACGACGTCATCATCGACGCCGCCGGACTGGTTGGCGTCAAGATGACGTTGACCGCGCCGGCCTGCCCGGCCGCGCAGTCCCTGCCGATCGAAGTGCGCGACAAGGCGCGTTCGGTCGAGGGCGTCACCGATGCCAAGGTCGAGGTGGTGTGGGATCCTCCCTGGACCAAGGACCGCATGTCGGATGCGGCCAAGCTCCAGCTCGGGATGCTCTAGCTGGGGTTCGCGCGACACGCCGATTTCACCTGGCCTTGTGAGACGACTCCACCAGGACCAGGCCGGCGCCGAGCCCTGCCGGGAGCCGGTCGCCCAACCCGCTCAGGTTGAAGCCTTCGCGAATCTTCCCTTTCACCACGACCCGCGCGCCGTCGCGCGGGACGCCCTTGTCGGAGACCACCCAGAGCTGCCCGGAACCGTCCCTGAGGCGATACGCGCCTCGGGAGCCGACCGAGAAGCTGTCGGTGACTTCGCCCGACACGTTGACCTCCTGGTCGCGATAGCGGCCGGGATCGCTGAGGACCTTGTTGATGGTGACCGACGCGCACGCCGCCGTCGCGAGGGCCGCCAGCAGCGCGAGCGTGCCGAGCGCCAGGATTCGTGGTCGATGGCTGGTGATGCTCATAAGTAAAGCTTCGCGCGTCGGGCCGGGTTGAATCTGTGCCGGATTGCACAGCACCACGGACCAAGCCCCAAGCCCCGTTCCGGCGTCATAATGGGCATATGCGGGTATTCGCGCTGACCGCTCTACTTCTCGGCCTGGCGGCGCCCGCGTGGGCGCAAGAGCCACCGGCCGAGGCGCCCGTGGACCCCAACCGGTTCGGCGTGTCCCTCGAGCGCATCCAGAAGGGGCTGTTTCTCACCGAGTCGCGCGAGAAGGATCAGCAGGCCGGAACGGCCTTCCGGCTCGAGTACCAGGTCCAGGTGTACGGCATGGCCCCGAAGATCGAAGTGCTCAAGGGCGTGGATCTGTTCAACGGCCCTGTGCCCGGTTCGGCCCCCTCGCACCGGCAGTTCATCGAGCATGTCACGCCGCAGATCTACCGCACGCCCGGCCTGCCGCTGTCGGCTGGCATCTTCTGGCTCGCGAACCAATTCTGGGAGTCGAGCAAGAAGTCGCGCTGCGAGGAGGAGATCGCCAACTATCGCGCCCTGCTCATGGAGGGCGTGAACGTCGCGGCTCCCCGCTGCACGCAGTAGCCGTCAGCGAATCCCGACCAGGCCCTTTACCGACTGGACGAGCGCCGGCGCGTCGTAGCCGGCGCCGTCCTTGAAGACCAGCGTCATCTGCCGGATGTCGCCGGGCGTGGTAATCGGGTTGCCGCGAATCACCGCCAGGTCGGCGATCTTGCCAGCCGTAATCGAGCCCAGGTCCTTGTCCACGCCGAGCATGCGCGCGCCGTTCAGCGTCATGATCCGGATGGCTTCGACCGGCGTGAAGCCCGCCTCGATCAGCAACTCGTAGTTGCGCTGGTCGCCGAATCCCGGCAGCGCGCCGCCGACGCCGGTGGGATCCACGCCCGAGCCCAGCAGCCCGCCCGCGCGCACGAACATCACCTCGAACTGCTGCGCCCGCTTGAACAGCTCCGGCATGGTCGACTGGGCCGAGCGCGCCGAGAACTCCTTGCGCGCGGTGAGGTACTCCTCGCGCGCTTCCGGCGACAGCGCCTCGAGCACGCGATCCTCGAGCGGCGGCCGGTCGGGGAACGACAGCTCGTAGACGGCCAGCGTCGACGACATCGCCACGCCGTTCTTGATCATCTCGGCGATCGTCTGCTTCACCTCAGGGCCGTTCATGTCGACCTTGAGCAGGCTGTCGCGCATGTTGTCGTGACAGTGGTCCGGCTGCCGGTTGGGGACGTAGTCGCTGTTGGTGAAGAAGCCGTGCTCGAGATTGTCAATCCCGAGCGCCACCGCCTCGCGGAACGACACCGAGCAGAGATGGCCGGTAAACTTCAGCCCGCGCGCGTGCGCCGCGCGGACCGCCGACGCCAGGGCCTCGCGGCTGATGTCGGTGTAGGCCTTGAACCAGGTGACGCCCTCATCGGCCCAGTAGTTGACGATGCGGCGCGCCTGTTCGGAGGTGCCGACCTGCGCCATGGTCGAGGCGCCGCCCGGCCCGGTGAGGTAGGGGCCGGTCAGGTGCAGGCGCGGCCCCGGGATCTCGCCGCGGTCGATGCCGCGCTTCATGTTGATCTCGTGATACGGCGAGGTGCCGCCGGTGGTGCGCGCGGTGGTGATGCCCGAGCCGAGGTAGAGGCGCGGTGACGAGAACTGCAGCTGCACGCTGCGGCCGCGCGTCGTGTAGAAGGTGTGGTTGTGCATCCCGACCAGGCCGGGAATCACGGTGTGGCCGGCCAGGTCGAGCACCCGCGCACCGGCCGGAATCGGCGCGGCGGCCGCGGCGCTGACGCTACTGATGCGGCCGTCGCGAATCACGATGGTCTGGCCCTCGGCCGGCGGCGCGCCGGTGCCGTCGACCACGCGCACGTTGGTGAGCGCCACGACCGCCTCCGGCACGGTCACGTATTGCCGGACCGCCGGCGTTAGTTTCGAGGCCGGTTGGGCAGCCGTGGCCACGGGGCACAACAGGAGCAGGACGAGGAGCGATCGATTCATGGTGTGACCTCGAAGACCATTCGCATGCCGGTCTCAATGTGCTCGGCGACGTGGCAGTGTAACATCCACTTTCCGGGATTGGTGACCTCCATCAACACCTCGGTGGTGAAGCCTGCCGGCAGCAGCACCGTGTCTTTCCAGACCAGGTGACTGTTGGCCACC
This genomic interval from Acidobacteriota bacterium contains the following:
- a CDS encoding SUF system NifU family Fe-S cluster assembly protein gives rise to the protein MSELADLYQEVILDHNRRPHNFRVIEGATKQEGYNPLCGDRLTLYVAMEGGVIKDVAFQGSGCAISKASASLMTDALKGKTADEARALFDQFHAMITSDHDGPTADLGKLSVLAGVREFPTRIKCASLAWHTMKAAVAHESDAPVSTE
- a CDS encoding cysteine desulfurase — translated: MATLTRAAVPFDVDQVRADFPILSERVHGKPLVYLDSANTSQKPEAVLKAMDDYYRHANANIHRATHLLSERATALYEGARAKTATFVNAPDPRTIVFTKGTTDGINLVAQAYGRSMLKPGDEILLSWLEHHSNIVPWQMVAEQTGAVIKVVPINEAGELEQEAYAALLSARTKIVAVGHVSNALGTINPIKAMIEQAHAVGAVVLVDGAQAAPHLVIDVQALDCDFYVLSSHKMFGPTGTGVLYGRAALLEAMPPYQGGGDMIASVTFEKTLFNQVPYKFEAGTPNMAGVVGLGAAIEYLAGIDREAALAHEDAVLAYATAQVKQMPGARVIGEARHKTGVLSFMLEGVHPHDAGTILDQQGVAVRTGQHCAQPVMDRFCIPATIRASLGIYNTREDIDALVRGLHKVRELFV
- a CDS encoding SUF system Fe-S cluster assembly protein, with product MDTIAPKVVEALKTVFDPEIPVNIYEMGLIYDVIIDAAGLVGVKMTLTAPACPAAQSLPIEVRDKARSVEGVTDAKVEVVWDPPWTKDRMSDAAKLQLGML
- a CDS encoding amidohydrolase family protein gives rise to the protein MNRSLLVLLLLCPVATAAQPASKLTPAVRQYVTVPEAVVALTNVRVVDGTGAPPAEGQTIVIRDGRISSVSAAAAAPIPAGARVLDLAGHTVIPGLVGMHNHTFYTTRGRSVQLQFSSPRLYLGSGITTARTTGGTSPYHEINMKRGIDRGEIPGPRLHLTGPYLTGPGGASTMAQVGTSEQARRIVNYWADEGVTWFKAYTDISREALASAVRAAHARGLKFTGHLCSVSFREAVALGIDNLEHGFFTNSDYVPNRQPDHCHDNMRDSLLKVDMNGPEVKQTIAEMIKNGVAMSSTLAVYELSFPDRPPLEDRVLEALSPEAREEYLTARKEFSARSAQSTMPELFKRAQQFEVMFVRAGGLLGSGVDPTGVGGALPGFGDQRNYELLIEAGFTPVEAIRIMTLNGARMLGVDKDLGSITAGKIADLAVIRGNPITTPGDIRQMTLVFKDGAGYDAPALVQSVKGLVGIR
- the sufD gene encoding Fe-S cluster assembly protein SufD — protein: MEALVQAAPAWVKERREAAATHFAAVGYPTTRLEDWRFTNVSPIAEANWPLAQGAFAQAAELVSSVNVPGAVRLAIVNGQFAAGLSDLSALPKGLRIASLRDGARDATDGIETHLGKVFSIAAHPFAALNTSFLDDGVAIMVTKGAVVETPIHIVIVTGGDQPVVAHPRVLIVAGENSQVRVAQSFIGAAGATYFNNAVAEVVVGQGARVELYTDQRESDQAFHLANIQAHVEARGVFESHAFSTGARIMRHDIGIGLKGEGADCTMNGVYLADGERLMDTHTSLDHAMPHCTSHEIYKGILAGKSKAVFNGRIIVQLDAQKTDAKQTNRALLLSDDATINSNPQLEIFADDVKCTHGAAVGQLDEEALFYLQARGLNREEAREMLLHAFAGEVIQGLKIPALREQIESNFFARLRKDTAR